One stretch of Tribolium castaneum strain GA2 chromosome 5, icTriCast1.1, whole genome shotgun sequence DNA includes these proteins:
- the LOC103313144 gene encoding HCLS1-associated protein X-1 has translation MEFYDKVKRFLGFSSRQESPQFDERDRSWPEPPSRDEGFGAPFQSFSMFSDPFEMHKYFEQQMSEMLRNFGFHEFGDGFNHSFDLPQLEIEEIPDDEGAPKSGTLRDQFLKPGFEKPKERIEEKRDEDIDGRLDIRDWGSVFKGENSQTPVPRTRFFGQSVTSKTVRNPDGSIETHHTVRDNEGNEETTITRKVADKEYTITKRRDKEGKEEIIENLVNLDENEKDKFFPQQRKLPELGNKPWPFFDQFFK, from the exons atggaattCTACGACAAAGTTAAGAGATTTTTGGGGTTTTCCTCACGACAGGAGAGCCCCCAATTCGACGAACGAGACAG GAGTTGGCCTGAGCCCCCAAGTAGAGATGAGGG ATTTGGGGCGCCGTTCCAAAGTTTTAGCATGTTTAGCGACCCCTTTGAGATGCACAAATATTTCGAGCAACAAATGAGCGAAATGTTGCGCAATTTTGGTTTTCATGAGTTTGGGGATGGTTTTAACCACAGTTTTGACTTGCCACAGCTTGAAATTGAGGAAATCCCTGATGACGAAGGCGCGCCAAAATCTGGGACTTTAAGGGATCAATTCCTCAAACCTGGGTTTGAGAAACCCAAGGAGAGAATTGAAGAGAAAAGAGATGAAGACATTGACGGCAG gTTGGATATAAGGGATTGGGGATCGGTTTTTAAGGGTGAAAATTCTCAAACGCCAGTACCGAGGACACGCTTTTTTGGCCAAAGTGTTACCTCCAAAACTGTTAGGAATCCAGATGGG TCTATTGAAACGCATCATACTGTGAGGGATAACGAGGGTAATGAAGAAACGACCATCACGCGAAAAGTAGCTGATAAAGAATATACCATTACAAAACGTAGAGATAAAGAAGGTAAAGaagaaattattgaaaatctgGTAAACTTAGATGAGAATGAGAAGGATAAATTTTTCCCGCAACAAAGGAAACTTCCGGAATTGGGTAACAAACCTTGGCCGTTTTTTgaccagttttttaaataa
- the Hel25E gene encoding ATP-dependent RNA helicase WM6: MADADDLLDYEDEENPEQTVAETVGAGDQKKGIKGTYVSIHSSGFRDFLLKPEILRAIVDCGFEHPSEVQHECIPQAVLGMDILCQAKSGMGKTAVFVLATLQQLEPTENVVYVLVMCHTRELAFQISKEYERFSKYMPNIKVGVFFGGLSIQKDEEVLKNNCPHIVVGTPGRILALVRSKKLNLKHLKHFILDECDKMLELLDMRRDVQEIYRNTPHGKQVMMFSATLSKEIRPVCKKFMQDPMEVYVDDEAKLTLHGLQQHYVKLKENEKNKKLFELLDVLEFNQVVIFVKSVQRCIALAQLLTEQNFPAIGIHRGMNQEERLSRYQQFKDFQKRILVATNLFGRGMDIERVNIVFNYDMPEDSDTYLHRVARAGRFGTKGLAVTFVSEESDAKILNEVQDRFDVNITELPDEIDLSTYIEGR; this comes from the exons ATGGCCGATGCCGATGATCTTTTAGACTACGAAGACGAAGAAAATCCGGAACAAACCGTTGCCGAGACCGTCGGGGCCGGTGACCAGAAGAAGGGCATCAAGGGTACTTACGTGTCCATCCACAGTTCAGGCTTCAGGGATTTTCTCCTGAAACCGGAAATTTTGCGCGCCATTGTTGACTGCGGTTTTGAGCACCCGTCTGAAG TGCAACACGAATGCATCCCACAGGCAGTTCTTGGTATGGACATCTTGTGCCAAGCCAAGTCCGGTATGGGCAAGACTGCAGTGTTCGTCCTGGCGACGCTTCAGCAGTTGGAGCCAACCGAAAACGTGGTTTACGTGCTTGTAATGTGCCACACGCGCGAATTGGCCTTCCAAATCAGCAAAGAGTACGAGCGGTTCAGTAAATACATGCCAAACATCAAAGTCGGTGTGTTTTTCGGCGGCTTGTCTATACAAAAGGACGAGGAGGTGTTGAAGAATAATTGCCCCCATATCGTCGTTGGGACACCGGGACGCATCCTCGCCTTGGTCCGGTCCAAGAAACTCAATCTCAAGCATCTCAAACATTTCATTCTTGACGAGTGCGACAAGATGCTGGAGTTATTag ATATGAGGAGGGACGTGCAAGAAATTTACCGTAACACGCCGCACGGCAAGCAAGTAATGATGTTCAGCGCCACCCTAAGTAAAGAAATTCGCCCCGTCTGCAAGAAGTTTATGCAAGAT CCGATGGAAGTTTATGTGGACGATGAAGCGAAATTAACTCTGCACGGACTTCAGCAACATTACGTTAAACTAAAGGAAAatgagaaaaacaaaaaattgtttgagctgCTTGATGTTTTGGAATTTAACCAG GTTGTTATTTTCGTCAAATCAGTCCAACGATGTATTGCTTTGGCGCAACTATTGACGGAACAGAATTTCCCCGCCATTGGCATTCACAGAGGTATGAACCAAGAAGAACGTCTTTCACGTTACCAACAATTTAAAGACTTCCAAAAG AGAATTTTGGTCGCCACGAATTTGTTTGGCAGAGGCATGGATATTGAACGAGTAAATATCGTTTTTAACTACGACATGCCTGAGGATTCAGATACTTACTTACATCGTGTGGCAAGAGCTGGTCGTTTTGGTACTAAAGGTCTTGCTGTTACTTTTGTATCAGAAGAAAGCGATGCGAAAATCTTAAATGAAGTGCAAGACAGGTTTGATGTTAACATTACGGAATTACCGGACGAAATTGATCTCAGCACATATA TTGAAGGACGATGA
- the LOC662936 gene encoding uncharacterized protein LOC662936 isoform X1: MPKHRHVPTLQTLSLRGVGSLVVSLSSPIVTKLQYYHDPQKIVSVLYSCLDCLNELLASSVPYYLYEKMAREVLNAVKGLIEKTKKTYYPHTNMSAFLTEMNVVVSLTEVVLNPLLKQIDFTEWPKIMRYVLYKNLSKMTGLEVLNLGSSTGGWRTSDYDKYIVEGISGMKHLRSLCLCFDCTDQVIQVVGDNCPFIQCLDVTSSRSVTDRSIPSLLKCNHLRELQLHRTSVTPVGLAQILRGLDKLQDIGRCDDFRGVIKMLHQSGACGPFGLRKIHTRGLYPEILRLLVDMFPKVEYINLFHDEQVTDLTILTSLDCLKELKLLSCAFYGDYVKQLLEVRGCNIISLHLEHVEEVDLNVLIDISQFCPRLKSLVLYNCDFMDSSEINTSRLKVQPFQNLEKLFWMVDCARTHLEFILLHAVNIRNIHLGSSTGITHSSIVNILTVNPMKHLEELRILYSSDMSMKTVELLLANCTNLRVLSELESWQGISMEELKNFKQHIYSNNFDLDIRPTLSYY, translated from the coding sequence ATGCCGAAACACCGGCACGTCCCCACTCTGCAGACGTTGAGCCTTAGAGGCGTCGGCAGCTTAGTGGTGTCCCTCTCGTCCCCCATCGTCACCAAACTCCAATACTACCACGACCCCCAAAAAATCGTCTCAGTTCTCTACAGCTGTCTCGACTGCCTCAACGAGCTCCTCGCCTCGAGCGTCCCCTATTACTTATACGAGAAAATGGCTCGCGAAGTCTTAAACGCCGTCAAAGGCCTAATCGAGAAAACGAAAAAGACCTACTACCCCCACACCAACATGTCGGCCTTCCTCACTGAAATGAACGTGGTCGTGAGTCTCACCGAAGTCGTCCTAAACCCCCTTTTGAAACAAATCGACTTCACCGAATGGCCCAAAATAATGCGCTACGTCCTCTATAAAAACCTGTCGAAAATGACCGGCTTGGAGGTCCTGAACCTGGGGTCGTCCACCGGGGGCTGGCGCACCAGCGACTACGACAAGTACATTGTGGAGGGCATTTCGGGGATGAAGCATTTGCGGTCGCTGTGCTTGTGTTTCGATTGCACGGATCAGGTCATCCAGGTGGTGGGGGACAACTGTCCGTTCATCCAGTGTCTGGACGTGACGTCGTCCAGGTCGGTGACCGACCGGAGCATTCCGTCGCTGCTCAAATGCAACCATTTGAGGGAGTTGCAGTTGCACCGCACGTCGGTCACGCCTGTCGGCCTGGCGCAAATCCTGCGCGGGTTGGACAAGCTGCAGGATATTGGGCGGTGCGATGATTTCAGGGGCGTGATCAAAATGTTGCATCAGAGTGGGGCGTGCGGGCCTTTCGGCCTGAGGAAAATACACACAAGGGGGCTCTATCCCGAAATTCTGCGGTTACTGGTCGATATGTTCCCCAAAGTCGAGTATATCAATTTGTTTCACGACGAGCAAGTGACCGATCTGACCATTCTCACGTCACTTGATTGTTTGAAAGAGTTGAAGTTGTTGTCGTGTGCGTTTTACGGGGATTATGTGAAGCAATTGCTTGAAGTCAGGGGTTGTAACATTATTAGTTTGCATTTGGAGCATGTCGAAGAAGTCGATTTGAATGTCTTGATCGATATTAGTCAATTCTGTCCAAGACTTAAGAGTCTGGTTTTATACAACTGTGATTTTATGGATAGTTCGGAGATTAACACGAGTAGGCTTAAAGTACAACCGTTTCAAAACTTGGAAAAGTTGTTTTGGATGGTGGATTGTGCGCGGACTCATTTAGAATTCATTCTACTGCACGCTGTAAATATCAGGAACATACATTTAGGGTCATCGACGGGCATCACGCATTCGTCTATTGTTAACATTTTAACGGTCAATCCAATGAAACATTTGGAGGAGTTGCGGATTTTGTATAGTAGCGACATGAGTATGAAAACAGTCGAGTTATTACTGGCCAATTGTACCAACCTCCGGGTACTTTCAGAATTAGAGAGCTGGCAAGGCATCAGCATGGAGGAACTTAAAAACTTCAAACAACACATTtactcaaacaattttgatttggACATACGACCCACCCTCTCATACTACTAA
- the LOC662963 gene encoding RNA-binding protein NOB1: protein MGAGDKKIECLVVDTTAFIQNAPLQDVAEKMVTCQSVVDEILNKRQLKRLVVLPYDLQVKEVFPENIKIVTEFAKKTGDYPSLSATDIQVMALTYQLEKEAVGVEHLRTEPVFQRTVTTTGPTVDLHPDVTGFFLPGHTKIKDRPGETNEETDEIEKLQQKFETIECADEETSEDHDVLVPVDDASDISGSNSDEDDDDDSGWITPSNVSQAKKQVNSQLIEEKHVKIACMTTDFAMQNVLKQMNLNVAALDGRMIKQLRTYILRCYACFKTTSIMTKKFCPKCGLNTLKKVAVSLNEDGKLQIHINAKRPLTARGKKFSLPRMKGGKHPNNPILAEDHPMPQNRASKLARTKINPLDDDYIAGFSPFAVRDVTSRSAQLGIRPGQEMKYWMRKNPNEARRRRK, encoded by the exons ATGGGGGCCGGAGACAAGAAAATTGAGTGTTTGGTTGTCGATAcgactgcttttatccaaaacGCCCCATTACAA GACGTTGCGGAGAAAATGGTCACATGTCAAAGTGTCgttgacgaaattttgaacaaaagacAGCTCAAACGTTTGGTGGTTTTGCCTTATGACCTTCAGGTCAAGGAGGTTTTTCcggaaaatatcaaaattgtGACAGAATTTGCAAAGAAAACCGGGGATTACCCAAGTCTGTCTGCCACCGATATCCAAGTTATGGCTCTTACGTATCAGTTGGAGAAGGAAGCGGTTGGGGTGGAGCACCTGCGTACTGAACCCGTCTTCCAGAGGACTGTGACCACCACAGGGCCAACTGTCGATTTACATCCTGACGTAACAGGGTTTTTCCTGCCAGgacacacaaaaataaaagatagaCCAGGAGAAACAAATGAAGAAACAGATGAAATTGAGAAATTGCAACAAAAATTCGAAACAATTGAATGCGCTGACGAGGAAACAAGCGAGGATCATGACGTTCTGGTGCCAGTTGACGACGCTAGCGACATCTCTGGATCAAATTCCGACGAAGATGACGATGACGACAGTGGCTGGATCACCCCTTCCAACGTCTCCCAGGCCAAAAAACAAGTCAACTCCCAGCTCATTGAGGAAAAACACGTGAAGATCGCCTGCATGACCACCGACTTCGCGATGCAAAACGTCCTCAAACAGATGAACCTCAATGTGGCCGCCCTTGACGGCCGCATGATCAAACAACTCCGGACCTACATCCTGCGTTGTTACGCCTGCTTCAAGACTACGAGCATCATGACGAAGAAATTTTGCCCCAAATGTGGCCTCAACACGCTCAAAAAAGTGGCGGTCTCACTTAACGAAGACGGCAAACTCCAAATACACATCAACGCAAAGCGCCCTCTAACGGCGCGCGGCAAGAAGTTCAGTTTGCCGCGAATGAAAGGGGGGAAGCACCCGAATAACCCGATCCTGGCCGAGGACCACCCCATGCCCCAAAACAGGGCGAGCAAATTGGCCAGAACCAAGATAAACCCTTTGGACGATGACTACATCGCGGGCTTCTCGCCTTTTGCGGTCAGGGACGTGACCTCAAGGTCGGCCCAACTGGGCATAAGGCCGGGACAGGAAATGAAATACTGGATGCGGAAAAATCCGAACGAGGCACGAAGGCGacgcaaataa
- the Su(dx) gene encoding E3 ubiquitin-protein ligase Su(dx) — protein MMDPSADQGSGFHQLGITVECAHLRNSSFIKPSTYVEISVDGGSPRKTECVKNTAQPKWNETFTLLVTPHSKINFVVYDKNNFRKDTLVGEKKVELFQMLQHFSGRCENLELTLDLMNENKTESPAKVGELICVFQGLTVDMSKFHKPGPSATPLMQNNCEAQSVSNRSVFNGIRAKVRNVGTENVVPTASRASTAERRTSRTALSPTTPMPNGTIGPPATVPNGNAVHNSDGEDGRAEEPLPPGWEMRYDTYGRRYYVDHNTRSTSWERPQPLPPGWEMRRDPRGRVYYVDHNSRTTTWQRPNSERLEHFQQWQGQRQHIVQQGNQRFLYPQFQPGPMPGTSVVDDEDDGLGALPPGWEKRVQPEGRVYFVNHKNRTTQWEDPRTQGREVIDDMPLPPGWEIRYTDEGKRYFVDHNTKTTTFDDPRPGAPKGPKGVYGVPRAYERSFKWKISQFRFLCQSNALPSHIKIQVSRQTLFEDSFHTIMRLPAYELRRRLYIIFKGEEGLDYGGVSREWFFLVSHEALNPMYCLFEYANKNNYSLQINPASYVNPEHLTYFKFIGRFIAMALYHGRFIYSGFTMPFYKRMLGKKLVMKDIESIDPEFYNSLVWIKENNIDECGLELYYSVDFEVLGQVVHHELKKNGDKEKVTEENKEEYLTLMTEWRMTRGIEQQTQAFLDGFNEVVPIEWLKYFDERELELLLCGMQEIDVDDWQRHTIYRHYTRSSKPVVWFWQFVRQSDNEKRARLLQFVTGTCRVPVGGFAELMGSNGPQKFCIEKVGKESWLPRSHTCFNRLDLPPYKSYEQLVEKLTYAIEETDTFGQE, from the exons ATGATGGACCCTTCAGCCGATCAGGGGTCCGGCTTCCATCAGCTCGGCATCACAG tcgAGTGCGCCCACCTCCGTAACAGTTCCTTCATCAAGCCCTCCACGTACGTGGAAATCAGCGTGGACGGTGGCTCCCCCCGGAAGACCGAATGCGTGAAAAACACCGCTCAACCGAAATGGAACGAAACCTTCACCCTCCTCGTCACCCCCCactcaaaaataaacttcGTCGTCTACGACAAGAACAATTTCCGCAAAGACACCCTCGTGGGCGAGAAAAAAGTCGAACTTTTCCAAATGTTGCAGCATTTCAGCGGCCGCTGCGAAAACCTTGAACTCACACTGGATCTCATGAACGAAAACAAGACCGAATCGCCGGccaaagtcggcgaattaatTTGCGTATTTCAAGGCTTGACCGTCGACATGTCCAAGTTTCACAAGCCGGGGCCGAGTGCGACCCCCCTCATGCAAAACAACTGCGAAGCGCAGAGCGTCTCCAATCGCAGCGTCTTCAACGGAATTCGGGCGAAAGTGCGCAATGTCGGAACGGAGAACGTCGTTCCGACGGCGTCGCGAGCCTCCACGGCCGAGAGGCGCACCTCGCGCACGGCGCTGTCGCCCACCACGCCCATGCCCAACGGCACCATCGGCCCCCCGGCCACGGTGCCCAACGGCAACGCCGTGCACAACAGCGACGGCGAGGACGGGAGGGCCGAGGAGCCGCTGCCCCCCGGCTGGGAGATGCGGTATGACACCTACGGCCGCCGCTACTACGTGGACCACAACACGCGCTCGACGTCGTGGGAGCGCCCCCAACCGTTGCCCCCCGGCTGGGAGATGCGGCGCGACCCCCGCGGGAGGGTCTACTACGTCGACCACAATTCGCGCACCACCACCTGGCAGAGGCCGAATTCGGAGCGGTTGGAGCACTTCCAGCAGTGGCAAGGCCAGAGACAGCACATTGTCCAACAAGGCAACCAAAGGTTTCTCTACCCGCAGTTTCAGCCTGGACCCATGCCTGGCACTTCAGTTGTGGATGATGAGGACGATGGTTTGGGGGCCTTGCCGCCCGGATGGGAGAAGCGAGTGCAACCGGAAGGACGAGTGTATTTCGTTAATCACAAAAATCGGACCACGCAATGGGAGGATCCGAGGACTCAAGGACGGGAGGTTATTGACGATATGCCGTTGCCTCCCGGATGGGAGATCAGGTATACGGACGAGGGGAAGCGATATTTTGTCGATCATAATACGAAGACTACAACGTTTGATGATCCCAGGCCGGGGGCGCCCAAAGGGCCCAAGGGGGTGTATGGGGTGCCGAGGGCGTACGAGAGGTCGTTCAAGTGGAAGATTAGCCAGTTTAG GTTCCTGTGTCAGAGCAACGCCCTCCCCAGCCACATAAAAATCCAAGTGTCGCGTCAGACCCTCTTTGAGGACTCCTTCCACACGATAATGCGCCTACCGGCGTACGAGCTCCGAAGGCGCCTCTACATCATCTTCAAAGGCGAAGAAGGGCTAGACTACGGCGGTGTGAGTCGCGAGTGGTTTTTCTTAGTCTCGCACGAAGCCCTAAACCCGATGTATTGTCTCTTCGAGTACGCAAACAAAAACAACTACAGTCTACAAATCAACCCTGCGTCGTATGTGAACCCCGAACACCTCACTTACTTCAAATTTATTGGGCGCTTTATCGCCATGGCTTTGTACCACGGGAGATTTATTTATTCGGGTTTCACAATGCCCTTCTACAAGCGGATGCTGGGGAAGAAACTTGTGATGAAAGATATTGAAAGTATAGATCCCGAATTCTACAATTCGCTGGTGTGGATCAAGGAGAACAACATCGATGAGTGTGGCTTGGAGTTGTACTATAGCGTCGATTTCGAAGTTTTGGGCCAAGTGGTGCACCATGAGTTGAAGAAAAACGGCGATAAGGAAAAAGTTACGGAAGAAAATAAAGAGGAGTATTTGACGTTAATGACCGAGTGGAGGATGACAAGAGGCATCGAGCAGCAAACTCAAGCCTTTTTGGACGGTTTTAACGAAGTTGTGCCCATTGAGTGGCTGAAGTATTTCGACGAGAGGGAGTTGGAGCTGCTGCTCTGTGGCATGCAGGAGATAGACGTGGACGATTGGCAACGACACACTATCTACAGGCACTACACGCGAAGTAGCAAGCCGGTGGTGTGGTTTTGGCAG TTTGTGCGTCAGTCTGATAATGAGAAGCGGGCCCGCTTGCTGCAGTTTGTGACAGGGACGTGTCGTGTGCCTGTGGGCGGCTTCGCCGAACTGATGGGTTCCAACGGGCCCCAAAAGTTCTGCATTGAAAAGGTGGGGAAGGAGTCGTGGTTGCCGCGCTCGCACACGTGTTTCAATCGTCTTGATCTGCCGCCGTACAAAAGTTACGAACAGTTGGTGGAAAAGTTGACTTACGCGATTGAAGAGACTGATACGTTTGGTCAGGAGTAA
- the LOC662936 gene encoding ribonuclease P protein subunit p40 isoform X2 codes for MLCPEVFNFKAPESHFSSQKRNPNERNHLNTVNSLIYNHLVSVILPDASKVPESLTQALSNDCDYYKLKNVKISDFVARDFIVNFINSGNLYVLSVNTRIDCDNCVAITPEGQLILSLSKSEYQSLGLEGQVSHFHHRTQERYIVTIDLKQKCFKPGKPNYERTKASLDNLRFDVIVTWEPPSKGICPSSIARYFHDLGYETKLCGIQNTSHVVSSTQVPTVTRENHYEVVEWLGMIALQANLTDGAPDGYVTTYETPEPREGIAPVSCLQWRGFFTANQIARLYDRLSEFKADKGCLWAALYVQGFSDSPIAWRGEEHHFYTNGDNSYTLILTRADVITCVQKCSRKRYNNKRKGKPL; via the exons ATGCTGTGCCCTGAAGTGTTCAACTTCAAGGCACCAGAATCACACTTTTCATCGCAAAAACGCAACCCCAATGAACGCAATCATCTGAACACTGTAAATAGCCTTATTTACAATCACTTG GTGTCTGTTATCCTGCCTGATGCTTCAAAAGTGCCAGAAAGCTTAACACAAGCTCTCAGCAACGATTGTGATTACTACAAGCTTAAGAACGTGAAAATAAGTGATTTTGTTGCAAGggattttattgttaattttataaatagcG GCAATTTGTATGTTTTGAGTGTTAACACGCGAATTGATTGTGATAATTGCGTCGCGATCACCCCCGAGGGCCAACTGATCCTGAGCTTAAGCAAGTCCGAATATCAGAGCCTGGGGCTCGAGGGGCAAGTCTCGCATTTCCATCACAGGACTCAGGAAAGATACA TTGTCACCATTGACTTGAAGCAGAAATGTTTCAAACCGGGGAAACCCAACTACGAACGCACGAAGGCCAGTCTCGACAATCTCCGCTTTGACGTCATAGTCACGTGGGAACCCCCGAGTAAGGGTATATGCCCGTCATCAATAGCACGATATTTCCACGATTTAGGCTACGAGACTAAATTGTGTGGCATTCAAAACACCTCACACGTGGTGTCCTCCACGCAGGTGCCAACAGTCACCAGAGAAAATCACTATGAAGTTGTGGAGTGGTTAGGAATGATTGCCTTGCAAGCAAACTTGACGGATGGCGCTCCTGATGGTTACGTCACAACGTACGAAACGCCCGAACCTAGGGAGGGGATCGCCCCGGTTAGCTGTTTACAGTGGAGGGGTTTTTTCACCGCCAATCAAATTGCGCGATTGTATGACAGGCTCAG CGAATTTAAGGCCGATAAGGGGTGTCTTTGGGCGGCTTTATACGTCCAAGGTTTTTCCGACTCGCCGATTGCCTGGCGCGGGGAAGAACACCACTTTTACACCAATGGTGACAACAGTTATACTTTGATTTTGACACGTGCCGACGTGATCACGTGCGTGCAGAAATGCTCGCGCAAAAGGtacaataataaaagaaaaggcAAACCTTTATAA
- the LOC663043 gene encoding nonsense-mediated mRNA decay factor SMG8 — MKETFILPDFQPLLEVSGLNCDKVVIISIMGKSPYNSMGMKAKSIGRVFTAGCKSDDECTIEGFYDEENQIIYLHLHSLLDTDLLIKHYSSLVERCNNERKCDDLLVINDEIKSSFARALLLLFHVSHIMILSHPGWTFDTNWIQYFKAVDTLSQKKLNKISEVLKNVDGLSPDWVSNGRFCTPRVIFYFEQCPKGSYNIKKVEHNLEDRIYHILKKTRIISTYGSSLFAIPMNEEFVYISTEAPSTDRLGDAVRGLIQDCQPGGAMQVQPPFCSQPYSERHFLKFLQVHIKQARTKGFNDTGSSSRHQLSQPAHFELPILKHWLESTKAIYEVIMKKGLISSLCTDTRFSEQRCLKVLPLALARYQENLPPHYAHSEHDRRLSMALALFNAQARGPVFQQYVTKLKADCKAHWENGRQQCEAASMTGNPCKLPKHQSDQEHMSGFIYKAVCDCGRKIGPREDPYNAKQANHLFYQAISRECICSKLERISFPVFQPSIKEYKAATLKETEEALSVLSDRSNELTPENERGLVRQPSTTEYLPGMLTLSSPPGLLPVYSSWSLVCLGPSSLYSHNLGLSESHHPGFLNSTNYLLPWDVTVYSKAKMNWVSKYPARGRRGRPTGASPQFSVKVFIGVEYECSSGHRFMLAAPDKILKATPGSIVKDTGHKIAESDMPLYYPCMCRANKLAQLMRLHVVTPKAPVHCTLDPKVQPAPGAPIFISTVERPTKLTQSAYWVMRLPYVYVADKEHYPQNLGAKLLQGVFGVTEIE; from the exons ATGAAAGAAACATTTATCTTACCGGATTTTCAGCCTCTTTT GGAGGTGAGTGGTTTAAATTGCGACAAAGTCGTAATTATCTCAATCATGGGCAAGTCCCCTTACAACTCAATGGGGATGAAAGCCAAGTCAATTGGGCGAGTTTTTACAGCAGGGTGTAAAAGCGACGATGAA TGTACGATTGAGGGTTTCTATGATGAGGAAAACCAGATCATTTATCTCCACCTCCACAGTCTTTTAGACAcagatttattaattaaacactACTCAAGTCTCGTTGAGCGGTGCAATAATGAACGAAAGTGCGACGATTTACTTGTAATTAACGACGAAATTAAGAGTAGTTTTGCTCGCGCGCTCTTACTATTGTTTCACGTGAGTCACATTATGATTTTGTCTCATCCTGGGTGGACTTTTGATACAAACTGGATCCAGTATTTCAAGGCTGTGGATACGTTAAG TcaaaaaaaactcaataaaATAAGCGAAGTTTTGAAAAACGTTGACGGTTTGAGCCCCGATTGGGTTTCCAATGGCCGGTTTTGCACGCCCCGTGTTATTTTCTACTTTGAGCAGTGCCCGAAGGGCTCATACAACATCAAGAAGGTTGAACACAACCTTGAAGATCGCATTTAccacattttgaaaaagacaCGGATAATCTCAACCTATGG TTCGTCGCTTTTTGCAATTCCGATGAATGAGGAATTCGTTTACATATCGACGGAAGCGCCAAGCACTGACCGGTTAGGGGATGCCGTCAGAGGCTTGATTCAGGATTGCCAGCCTGGCGGCGCTATGCAAGTCCAGCCCCCATTTTGCAGCCAGCCTTACTCCGAACGCCACTTTTTGAAATTCTTGCAAGTGCACATAAAACAGGCCCGGACTAAGGGTTTTAACGACACGGGGAGCTCCAGTCGGCATCAGTTGTCACAACCGGCCCACTTTGAG TTACCCATACTGAAACATTGGCTTGAGAGCACCAAGGCCATATACGAAGTGATAATGAAAAAAGGCTTGATCTCGTCGCTATGCACCGACACGAGATTTTCCGAACAGAGGTGTCTCAAAGTCCTGCCTTTGGCGCTAGCGCGGTACCAGGAAAACTTGCCGCCACATTACGCGCACTCAGAGCACGACAGGCGCCTCAGCATGGCCTTGGCCCTCTTTAACGCTCAGGCCAGAGGCCCTGTGTTCCAGCAATACGTCACGAAATTGAAGGCCGACTGCAAGGCGCATTGGGAGAACGGGAGACAGCAGTGCGAGGCGGCTTCCATGACCGGGAACCCGTGCAAATTGCCCAAACATCAGTCAGATCAGGAGCACATGAGCGGGTTTATTTACAAAG CTGTTTGCGACTGCGGCCGGAAAATCGGCCCGCGTGAGGACCCCTACAACGCCAAACAAGCCAATCACCTCTTCTACCAAGCGATCAGTCGCGAATGCATTTGCTCGAAATTGGAGCGCATTTCCTTCCCCGTTTTCCAACCCTCGATCAAAGAATACAAAGCAGCGACTTTGAAAGAGACCGAAGAGGCCCTTTCGGTCCTCTCCGACCGCTCCAATGAACTCACCCCCGAAAACGAAAGGGGGCTGGTCCGCCAGCCGAGCACGACCGAATATTTACCGGGAATGCTAACCCTGAGTTCGCCCCCTGGCCTCCTCCCGGTCTACTCCAGCTGGAGTCTCGTCTGCCTCGGCCCCTCCTCGCTTTACAGCCACAATTTGGGGCTGTCGGAGTCGCACCATCCCGGTTTTTTGAACTCTACTAACTACTTGCTCCCGTGGGACGTGACAGTGTATAGCAAGGCGAAAATGAATTGGGTTAGTAAGTACCCGGCGAGGGGGCGTCGGGGACGTCCGAcgggggcttcgccccagtttTCGGTCAAGGTTTTCATTGGAGTGGAGTATGAGTGTTCGTCGGGACATAGATTTATGTTGGCAGCCCCGGATAAAATTCTCAAGGCCACGCCGGGGAGCATTGTGAAGGACACTGGGCATAAAATAGCAGAGTCGGATATGCCCTTGTATTATCCGTGCATGTGTCGTGCCAATAAGTTGGCACAACTGATGCGACTGCATGTTGTTACCCCCAAGGCTCCAGTGCATTGCACTCTGGACCCAAAG GTGCAGCCCGCACCCGGGGCCCCCATTTTCATCAGTACGGTGGAACGGCCCACCAAACTGACCCAATCGGCCTATTGGGTCATGCGGTTGCCTTACGTCTATGTTGCGGATAAGGAACACTACCCGCAAAATTTAGGAGCAAAGCTACTACAGGGCGTTTTTGGAGTAACAGAAATAGAATAA